A genome region from Setaria italica strain Yugu1 chromosome III, Setaria_italica_v2.0, whole genome shotgun sequence includes the following:
- the LOC101779834 gene encoding probable histone H2A.4, whose protein sequence is MDVGAKVPKKGAAGRRGGGGPKKKPVSRSVKAGLQFPVGRIGRYLKQGRYSQRIGTGAPVYLAAVLEYLAAEVLELAGNAARDNKKNRIIPRHVLLAIRNDEELGKLLAGVTIAHGGVLPNINPVLLPKKTASAAAKEGKEGKEKKSPKKAATKSPKKAAAA, encoded by the exons ATGGATGTCGGAGCGAAGGTGCCGAAGAAGGGCGCGGCcgggcgtcgcggcggcggcggccccaaGAAGAAGCCGGTCTCCCGCTCCGTGAAGGCCGGCCTCCAGTTCCCCGTCGGCCGTATCGGCCGCTACCTCAAGCAGGGCCGCTACTCTCAGCGCATCGGCACCGGCGCCCCCGtctacctcgccgccgtcctcgagtACCTCGCCGCCGAG GTCCTCGAGCTCGCGGGGAACGCGGCGCGGGACAACAAGAAGAACCGGATCATCCCGCGGCACGTGCTGCTGGCGATCCGCAACGACGAGGAGCTCGGGAAGCTGCTGGCCGGCGTCACCATCGCGCACGGCGGGGTGCTGCCCAACATCAACCCCGTGCTCCTCCCCAAGAAGaccgcctctgccgccgccaagGAAGGCAAGGAAGGTAAGGAGAAGAAGTCGCCCAAGAAGGCCGCCACCAAGTCGCCCAAGAAGGCGGCCGCCGCGTAG